A part of Myxococcus landrumus genomic DNA contains:
- a CDS encoding HEAT repeat domain-containing protein, producing MPARLAQLLVSRTLLSQEKAGELLRHQQAQGGHLDTVLLEQGLSSEADVLSLLGDVSGFRPVNLVDFEPNAEVASFIPPKIAERLCVVPLSLDGQTLHVACAYPVPKKELDEVGFLLGRPLELWVATEIRIREWISTIYRQPLAPRFTQLVAALDPEQQLPVTPPPPPPPEESLTVEMVERLARSVAKEPVAAEVRSAPRPEQRDPQRPPPPPPPDTAAAPPPAFVRAPLRLNMPGGAQPSRPDTSRPAQPPVLSATPVQGSHGGPVAPPAPPGASAENAQAGSRLAGSGSAQGVPSTSRAAPPGATQPGATTVHAPPSGTTPSASRAAATSAAQPAAHSATTGATQHGATGSAQQQPQPKAAGAPGAAQSAQHGATGSAQAAAHAATGSAQSFPLGTTGSAQSSHHGATGSAQPAHHGAAGSAQSASHGATGSAQSASHGATGSTQHSPPGATSASPHALHTGTAGAAQQPGMPGTAQHGATGPASTSPSASRTGAASTAPGTQPATPSATSSAQRTGTQPAASAPRGGGQDASSSPPVWPPAPPAQSGLPPQIWPPGPASAPSPHEAPTPSTLRFGTSSPGNANAPQRSSEPAFIVFPNPNKANTPAPGRARSNEPEARPPPSSTNQDVPDWTLAQARAALKESTKDRDRLMDVALRFGRRTFDYVAAFAVLRGAAVGWEARGEGMSGEQLAQVSVPLDASSVFRTVAVTRGSYAGPLSPDALTRHYLELFGRQTPRTVFLYPVEVKGRLVAIIYGDCGQKPMSQRRLSDYILFCQDLASAFQELILFRKQRLSAPRSPEEDISIDVDVAVATAPAPAPAVVAGLGWGPFFGRGAPGTVGRAAALPPRAQSQEERPPPDFAPLLRRLTGPDAAQRSSAMVELARSPEASARVLAQHFPGPTAWSRLPVVELPEADELGPIPAAMSRLGRPAAQALSPLLDSHDADTRYFALLTAGNLPYVELVDGVLRGLFDLEPDISSAARVASAALKQLPRLDSAMRELRQELNSRDMMRRALAARALGTLHDRDAVEGLIQLTRSEDEMCAQAAAEALREVTRMPLGLSPKQWAAWWAENRSRRRADWLITALRHRELDVRLAAIEELSRALNDTLGYYADAPESEREVAVRRWEAAAVAPANARRLGLL from the coding sequence ATGCCCGCCCGCCTTGCTCAGCTTCTCGTCTCCCGCACGCTCCTTTCCCAGGAGAAGGCGGGAGAGTTGTTGCGTCACCAGCAGGCACAGGGCGGGCACCTGGACACGGTCCTGCTGGAACAGGGGCTCTCGAGCGAGGCGGATGTGCTCTCGCTGCTCGGAGACGTGTCGGGTTTCCGTCCGGTGAACCTGGTCGACTTCGAGCCCAACGCGGAGGTCGCCTCCTTCATCCCGCCCAAGATCGCCGAGCGGCTCTGCGTGGTGCCGCTCTCCCTGGACGGACAGACGCTGCACGTCGCCTGCGCGTACCCGGTACCCAAGAAGGAGCTCGACGAGGTCGGGTTCCTGCTCGGAAGGCCACTCGAGTTGTGGGTGGCCACGGAGATCCGCATCCGCGAGTGGATCTCCACCATCTACCGCCAGCCCCTGGCCCCGCGCTTCACGCAGTTGGTCGCCGCGCTGGACCCGGAGCAACAGCTTCCCGTCACGCCTCCGCCCCCGCCTCCCCCCGAGGAGTCCCTCACGGTGGAGATGGTGGAGCGGCTGGCCCGCTCGGTGGCGAAGGAGCCCGTGGCCGCGGAGGTCCGTTCCGCGCCTCGGCCCGAGCAGCGTGACCCGCAGCGTCCGCCGCCGCCTCCGCCCCCTGACACCGCGGCGGCCCCTCCCCCCGCCTTCGTCCGAGCGCCGCTGCGCTTGAACATGCCGGGGGGCGCACAGCCTTCACGGCCCGACACGTCCCGCCCGGCCCAGCCGCCCGTGCTCAGCGCCACGCCGGTGCAGGGCAGCCACGGTGGACCCGTGGCGCCCCCCGCGCCGCCGGGAGCTTCGGCCGAGAACGCGCAAGCCGGGTCCCGTTTGGCCGGTTCGGGTTCCGCGCAGGGAGTTCCATCGACCTCCCGCGCCGCGCCCCCCGGTGCGACACAGCCGGGCGCGACGACCGTCCACGCGCCTCCGTCGGGCACCACTCCATCGGCATCGCGTGCAGCGGCGACGAGTGCCGCGCAGCCAGCAGCCCATTCGGCGACCACGGGTGCCACCCAGCACGGTGCGACTGGCTCTGCGCAGCAGCAGCCTCAGCCCAAGGCAGCCGGTGCGCCGGGTGCCGCGCAGTCCGCCCAGCACGGAGCAACAGGCTCAGCTCAGGCTGCCGCCCACGCGGCAACGGGCTCAGCTCAGTCCTTCCCGCTCGGGACCACTGGCTCAGCGCAGTCCTCCCATCACGGGGCAACGGGCTCGGCGCAGCCTGCCCATCACGGAGCCGCAGGCTCCGCTCAGTCCGCCTCTCACGGGGCAACGGGCTCAGCCCAGTCTGCTTCTCACGGAGCAACAGGCTCCACGCAGCACTCCCCTCCCGGGGCAACGAGTGCATCGCCGCACGCCCTCCACACGGGCACTGCCGGCGCCGCGCAGCAGCCGGGGATGCCGGGCACCGCACAGCACGGAGCAACGGGCCCCGCGAGCACGTCCCCGTCGGCATCGCGCACCGGGGCGGCAAGCACCGCCCCCGGTACACAGCCAGCCACGCCTTCAGCGACGAGCTCCGCGCAGCGCACGGGCACCCAGCCCGCCGCCTCCGCCCCTCGTGGTGGCGGCCAGGACGCCAGTTCCTCGCCTCCCGTGTGGCCGCCGGCGCCTCCCGCGCAATCGGGTCTCCCGCCGCAAATCTGGCCTCCAGGCCCCGCGTCCGCACCGTCTCCCCACGAAGCACCGACGCCCTCCACGCTCCGCTTCGGAACCTCGTCTCCGGGCAACGCGAACGCGCCGCAGCGCTCGAGCGAGCCCGCCTTCATCGTCTTCCCCAACCCCAACAAGGCCAACACGCCAGCACCGGGCCGAGCCCGCTCCAACGAGCCGGAAGCCCGTCCCCCGCCGTCGTCCACGAACCAGGACGTGCCGGACTGGACGCTGGCGCAGGCGCGCGCGGCCCTCAAGGAGTCCACCAAGGACCGCGACCGGCTCATGGACGTGGCGTTGCGCTTCGGCCGCCGCACGTTCGACTACGTCGCGGCCTTCGCCGTGCTGCGAGGCGCGGCCGTGGGCTGGGAAGCGCGTGGCGAGGGCATGTCGGGTGAGCAGCTCGCCCAGGTGTCCGTGCCGCTCGACGCCAGCAGTGTCTTCCGCACGGTGGCGGTGACGCGAGGAAGCTACGCGGGACCGCTGTCCCCGGACGCGCTCACGAGGCACTACCTGGAGCTGTTCGGCCGTCAGACGCCGCGCACCGTGTTCCTGTACCCGGTGGAGGTGAAGGGCCGGCTGGTGGCCATCATCTACGGCGACTGTGGGCAGAAGCCCATGAGCCAGCGCCGGCTGTCGGACTACATCCTGTTCTGCCAGGACCTGGCCTCCGCCTTCCAGGAGCTCATCCTCTTCCGCAAGCAGCGCCTCTCCGCGCCGCGGAGTCCCGAGGAGGACATCTCCATCGACGTGGACGTGGCGGTCGCCACCGCGCCCGCTCCGGCGCCCGCGGTGGTCGCGGGCCTGGGCTGGGGTCCCTTCTTCGGCCGAGGCGCCCCCGGCACCGTGGGCCGCGCCGCCGCGTTGCCTCCGCGTGCGCAGTCTCAGGAAGAGCGCCCGCCCCCGGACTTCGCCCCGCTCCTGCGCCGGCTCACGGGTCCGGACGCGGCGCAGCGCTCCAGCGCGATGGTGGAGCTGGCGCGCTCGCCCGAGGCCAGCGCCCGGGTCCTCGCGCAACACTTCCCAGGCCCCACCGCCTGGAGCCGCCTGCCCGTCGTCGAGCTGCCCGAGGCGGATGAGCTCGGCCCGATTCCAGCCGCGATGTCGCGGCTGGGCCGGCCCGCGGCGCAGGCCCTGTCGCCGCTACTGGACTCGCACGACGCGGACACGCGCTACTTCGCGCTGCTCACCGCGGGCAACCTGCCCTACGTGGAGCTGGTGGACGGAGTGCTGCGCGGACTGTTCGACCTGGAGCCGGATATCTCCAGCGCCGCGCGAGTGGCGTCGGCCGCGCTCAAGCAGTTGCCGCGTCTGGACTCCGCGATGAGGGAGCTGCGGCAGGAGCTCAACAGCCGGGACATGATGCGCCGAGCGCTCGCCGCGCGAGCCCTGGGCACCCTGCACGACCGCGACGCCGTCGAGGGCCTCATCCAGCTCACGCGCAGCGAGGACGAGATGTGCGCGCAGGCGGCGGCCGAGGCACTGCGTGAGGTGACGCGCATGCCGCTGGGCCTCAGCCCCAAGCAGTGGGCGGCCTGGTGGGCGGAGAATCGCAGCCGTCGCCGCGCGGACTGGCTCATCACGGCGCTGCGCCATCGCGAGCTCGACGTCCGGCTCGCCGCCATCGAGGAGTTGAGCCGAGCGCTCAACGACACCCTCGGCTACTACGCGGACGCGCCGGAGTCGGAGCGCGAAGTCGCGGTGCGCCGCTGGGAGGCCGCGGCGGTGGCTCCGGCCAACGCCCGCCGCCTGGGCCTGCTCTAG
- a CDS encoding RDD family protein, giving the protein MSKCMKCGALLPPVGDCPACAKAAAQTTLPGVPSFLDRDLLIDRRAPGRAEGPAFAERSPAPPPAVAPLAGPLPPPAEPRVATPRNAPGVARPTPPGMTPAARPASGQPAWAQAQPQAQAGGGFPLNVPPPPATVQPSLSPMTPAYGTPSAARARAAAGPSLPVVGPESVSPVADTLPGMPFIEPVAPASSGLPRMGPTGQPQGAAAAGQLHAAASGLPHMAASAQPHAAASGQQHGATSGLPHAAASGQQHGAASGLPHAAASGQQHMATSGQPHMATSGLPHASASGLPNAATSGLPHASASSLPNAATSGQQRVAGSAQPHMPTSAQPHMPTSAQPHTAASGLPHMAASAGQLHAAASASTGLPRMDPASGQPHMAAASPGVARPESASPGLPRMAAAPMAPASSGLSQMEQAPSGHLQMEADSSGLPAMEPLDPASFSLPPLQSVAPAPGLPVMEQATPRAEKPRPQAAPSRSQPGIAEVHARPASLWRRLLSFSIDTAAIAGVAALYITLASSVTGVKSPEAGLSGLDGFVAWLRALHTVLLPGFFLVLLLALVYCAVAAFLWNGRTLGRLLLGLRLVDTHGLAPAPGRAIVRAMLSSVSFVLFLGGFWMALFDRRGQTLHDKLTSTFVVQPS; this is encoded by the coding sequence CGCCTGCGCCAAGGCCGCCGCCCAGACCACCCTGCCGGGTGTGCCGAGCTTCCTCGACCGGGACCTCCTGATTGACCGCCGGGCTCCCGGCCGCGCCGAGGGCCCCGCCTTCGCCGAGCGCAGCCCCGCGCCGCCGCCCGCCGTGGCCCCGCTGGCCGGTCCCCTTCCGCCGCCCGCCGAGCCGCGCGTGGCCACACCGCGAAACGCTCCGGGCGTCGCGAGGCCCACGCCCCCCGGCATGACGCCCGCGGCCCGGCCCGCCTCGGGTCAGCCCGCCTGGGCCCAGGCACAGCCCCAGGCGCAGGCAGGTGGTGGGTTCCCCCTGAATGTTCCGCCCCCGCCGGCCACGGTCCAGCCGTCCCTGTCGCCGATGACGCCCGCGTACGGGACGCCGAGTGCCGCGCGCGCCCGGGCGGCGGCGGGTCCGTCGCTTCCCGTCGTGGGTCCGGAGTCGGTGAGCCCCGTGGCGGACACCTTGCCGGGGATGCCGTTCATCGAGCCCGTGGCTCCGGCGTCTTCGGGTCTGCCGCGCATGGGCCCCACGGGGCAGCCGCAGGGTGCGGCCGCCGCGGGTCAGCTCCACGCGGCGGCTTCGGGGCTGCCGCACATGGCGGCTTCGGCGCAGCCTCACGCGGCGGCTTCGGGACAGCAGCATGGGGCGACCTCGGGTCTGCCCCACGCGGCGGCCTCGGGCCAGCAGCACGGGGCAGCCTCAGGTCTGCCTCACGCGGCGGCCTCGGGCCAGCAGCACATGGCGACCTCGGGACAGCCTCACATGGCGACCTCGGGCCTGCCCCACGCCTCGGCGTCCGGTCTGCCGAACGCGGCGACCTCGGGCCTGCCCCACGCCTCGGCGTCCAGTCTGCCGAACGCGGCAACCTCGGGGCAGCAGCGCGTGGCGGGTTCGGCGCAGCCTCACATGCCGACCTCGGCGCAGCCTCACATGCCGACCTCGGCGCAGCCTCACACGGCGGCTTCGGGTCTGCCGCACATGGCGGCCTCCGCCGGTCAGCTCCATGCGGCGGCTTCGGCATCGACCGGTCTGCCTCGCATGGATCCAGCGTCGGGCCAGCCGCACATGGCGGCCGCTTCGCCAGGGGTGGCCCGTCCGGAGTCGGCCTCGCCGGGACTGCCTCGCATGGCGGCGGCCCCGATGGCTCCCGCCTCGTCAGGTCTGTCCCAGATGGAGCAAGCCCCCTCGGGTCACCTCCAGATGGAGGCGGATTCGTCGGGTCTGCCCGCGATGGAGCCCTTGGACCCCGCCTCCTTCAGCCTCCCCCCGCTCCAGTCCGTGGCTCCCGCCCCGGGACTGCCGGTGATGGAGCAGGCCACGCCCCGCGCCGAGAAGCCTCGCCCGCAGGCGGCGCCGTCCCGTTCGCAGCCCGGCATCGCGGAGGTGCACGCGCGCCCGGCGTCCCTGTGGCGGCGGCTGCTCTCCTTCTCCATCGACACGGCGGCCATCGCCGGCGTCGCGGCCCTGTACATCACCCTCGCGTCGTCCGTGACGGGCGTGAAGTCCCCCGAGGCCGGTTTGTCCGGTCTGGATGGCTTCGTTGCCTGGCTGCGGGCTCTCCACACGGTGCTGCTGCCGGGCTTTTTCCTCGTGCTGCTCCTGGCGCTTGTATACTGCGCGGTGGCGGCCTTCCTGTGGAACGGACGCACGCTCGGACGGCTCCTGTTGGGCCTGCGCCTGGTGGACACACACGGGCTGGCACCCGCCCCGGGACGCGCCATCGTCCGGGCGATGCTCTCGAGTGTCTCCTTCGTCCTCTTCCTGGGTGGATTCTGGATGGCGCTCTTTGATCGCCGTGGACAGACGCTCCATGACAAGCTGACGTCCACTTTCGTCGTTCAACCGAGCTGA
- a CDS encoding two-component system sensor histidine kinase NtrB, producing the protein MTSGMWLNLIACAGLLALAGLVLARVGRNPLALPLSLLSITLSTWNITNFEIERSGEPGWRLMSFVAMVMTIPSTLHFILTFVGRRRRSAWAMYGTYGVMGALSLVLLTALGAPSLPAKLSAWHIGLIATALVAPPLCGAFVLLGLHLRDAKHPDERARAGLVVVGLGLLVGMMLTEFAGELSLSQVPRLGNVGTLLGLPMMTLAALRIGLFERDVGAEAPWMALLAVPLAGVGVLAYLAVFRLFAAQVSVLVVLTTAITFALLAAARRGVTAFVTRGERMNRLATLGRFSAQMAHDLKNPIAALKGAAQYLKEEHARGQSWDHQGEFLDLMLEQIDRLGRVVDTYQRMARVEPRLHAVDLGRLVEGVLSLQSFASPGQTTILRSLEPDLPPCAADADLLSNAVENLVRNGIEAMPRGGTLTVRTLRDGKALVVEVEDTGEGMDARTRERAFDDFFTTKAAGSGLGLAFVRRVVEAHGGTVRLTSREGHGTVVRLRLPEAVPHVGRGIEGEAA; encoded by the coding sequence ATGACCAGCGGGATGTGGCTCAACCTCATCGCCTGTGCCGGGTTGCTCGCGCTCGCGGGCCTGGTGCTCGCGCGCGTGGGTCGCAATCCGCTCGCGCTGCCGCTGTCGCTCCTGTCCATCACCCTCTCCACCTGGAACATCACCAACTTCGAAATCGAACGCTCGGGAGAACCCGGCTGGCGGCTGATGAGCTTCGTCGCCATGGTGATGACCATCCCCAGCACCCTGCACTTCATCCTCACCTTCGTGGGGCGGCGCAGGCGCTCGGCCTGGGCCATGTACGGCACCTACGGCGTCATGGGCGCACTCTCGTTGGTGCTGCTCACCGCGCTTGGTGCCCCCTCGCTGCCCGCGAAGCTGTCCGCCTGGCACATCGGCCTCATCGCCACCGCGCTCGTGGCGCCGCCGCTGTGCGGAGCCTTCGTGCTGCTGGGCTTGCACCTGCGTGACGCCAAGCACCCCGATGAACGGGCCCGCGCGGGGCTCGTCGTCGTGGGCCTGGGTCTGCTGGTGGGGATGATGTTGACGGAGTTCGCGGGGGAGCTGTCCCTGTCGCAGGTGCCTCGGCTGGGCAACGTGGGGACGCTGTTGGGCCTCCCCATGATGACGCTGGCCGCGCTGCGAATCGGCCTCTTCGAGCGCGACGTGGGCGCCGAAGCCCCTTGGATGGCCTTGCTCGCGGTGCCCCTGGCGGGCGTGGGCGTGCTGGCCTACCTCGCCGTCTTCCGCCTCTTCGCCGCGCAGGTCAGCGTGCTCGTGGTGCTCACCACGGCCATCACCTTCGCGCTGCTCGCGGCCGCGCGCCGAGGCGTCACCGCCTTCGTCACCCGCGGCGAGCGGATGAATCGCCTGGCCACCCTGGGCCGCTTCTCCGCGCAGATGGCGCACGACCTGAAGAACCCCATCGCCGCGCTGAAGGGCGCCGCGCAGTACCTCAAGGAAGAGCACGCGCGAGGCCAGTCCTGGGACCACCAGGGCGAGTTCCTGGACCTGATGCTGGAGCAAATCGACCGGCTGGGGCGCGTGGTGGACACCTACCAGCGCATGGCCCGCGTGGAGCCTCGGCTGCACGCCGTGGACCTGGGGCGGCTGGTGGAGGGCGTCCTGTCACTCCAGTCCTTCGCGAGCCCCGGTCAGACGACCATCCTCCGAAGCCTCGAGCCCGACCTGCCCCCGTGCGCCGCGGACGCCGACCTGCTGTCCAACGCCGTGGAGAACCTGGTGCGCAACGGCATCGAGGCCATGCCTCGGGGCGGCACCCTCACCGTGCGCACGCTGCGCGACGGCAAGGCCCTGGTGGTGGAGGTGGAGGACACCGGCGAGGGCATGGACGCCCGCACGCGAGAGCGGGCCTTCGACGACTTCTTCACCACCAAGGCCGCGGGGAGTGGGCTGGGGTTGGCGTTCGTGCGCCGGGTGGTGGAGGCCCACGGAGGCACGGTGCGTCTGACAAGCAGGGAGGGACACGGTACGGTGGTGCGCCTGCGCCTGCCAGAAGCCGTCCCGCACGTCGGCAGGGGAATCGAAGGAGAGGCCGCGTGA